In Triticum aestivum cultivar Chinese Spring unplaced genomic scaffold, IWGSC CS RefSeq v2.1 scaffold14256, whole genome shotgun sequence, the following are encoded in one genomic region:
- the LOC123172506 gene encoding non-specific lipid-transfer protein 4.1, with translation MARAAAAQLVLFTLVAAMVLTATDAAISCGQVSSALSPCISYARGSGSSPPAACCSGVRSLAGAARSTADKQAACKCIKSAAGGLNAGKAAGIPSKCGVSIPYAISSSVDCSKIR, from the coding sequence ATGGCCCGTGCTGCAGCTGCTCAACTCGTGTTGTTCACCCTCGTGGCAGCAATGGTCCTCACAGCCACAGACGCTGCAATCTCCTGTGGCCAGGTGAGCTCTGCCTTGAGCCCCTGCATCTCCTATGCACGCGGCAGCGGCTCCAGCCCACCTGCGGCCTGCTGCAGTGGTGTCAGGAGTCTGGCCGGCGCAGCGCGGAGCACCGCTGACAAGCAAGCGGCGTGCAAGTGCATTAAGAGTGCTGCTGGTGGGCTCAACGCTGGAAAGGCCGCTGGCATCCCCTCCAAGTGCGGCGTCAGCATCCCCTACGCCATTAGCTCATCCGTGGACTGCTCTAAGATTCGCTGA